The following proteins are co-located in the Vigna unguiculata cultivar IT97K-499-35 chromosome 9, ASM411807v1, whole genome shotgun sequence genome:
- the LOC114162172 gene encoding 40S ribosomal protein S11-like: MAEQTEKAFLKQPKVFLCSKKGGKGKRPGKGGNRFWKSIGLGFKTPRDAIEGTYIDKKCPFTGNVSIRGRILAGTCHSAKMTRTIIVRRNYLHFIKKYQRYEKRHSNIPAHISPCFRVKEGDHVIIGQCRPISKTVRFNVLKVIPAGSSSGAKKAFTGM, translated from the exons ATGGCTGAACAG ACAGAGAAGGCTTTTCTGAAGCAACCGAAGGTGTTTCTATG CTCTAAGAAAGGTGGGAAGGGAAAGAGGCCAGGGAAAGGTGGGAATCGTTTTTGGAAGTCAATTGGACTTGGATTCAAGACTCCCAGAGATGCCATTGAAG GGACCTACATTGACAAGAAGTGCCCTTTCACGGGCAATGTTTCCATCCGGGGTCGTATCTTAGCTGGTACATGTCACAGCGCTAAGATGACAAGGACCATCATTGTTAGGAGGAACTATCttcattttattaagaaataccAGAG ATATGAAAAGCGTCATTCAAATATTCCTGCACATATATCTCCTTGTTTCCGCGTTAAAGAAGGAGATCACGTTATTATAGGCCAATGCAG GCCAATATCAAAGACAGTGAGGTTCAATGTGTTGAAAGTAATTCCAGCTGGATCCTCTAGCGGTGCAAAGAAGGCATTTACTGGAATGTGA